TTATGATTCGTTGGCTATTTGATTTTTCAGAAGTAATAGATAAGTCAAACCGATGTATTCGAGGTACCACTGCTGATACCACTTCCAATGGTATTCCATTTGCCTTTAATTGCTTCCGAAAGAAATATTCCGGTCCATTTTTACTATTACCACCAGTGAACAAGAGTGTTTTTATATTCGGATATTTTTTTAGGTATCCCAACAAATCCCGAAGCTGAACATTTTGCATTCCCAAATCAGAGGCATCTACTTTTTCCCGTTCGGCACGCGCTACAATATCACAGATGCCTATTTTACGCTTACGCAAAAAGTTTTTTCGCTGTTCAACGGCTTCATGGGTAGTTTCAAACTTGAGTCCCAATCCAAAAATCGTATCTAAAATTGGCCAAAGCTTACCATCTCTACTGCCGTAACAAAAATCAACATCACCTTCCTTCAACGTTTTTGTAGTGAATCTAGGTGGTGGTAAAGTACCTACAATAAGCTTTGTAGCCTCTGGAAAGAGAAAAGGCTCGTAAGGATGCGTATGGTCAAAGCGTTTTTGGTTCAAAGTCGAGACTACTATTCAATGCAATCAACCCAAACTTAACATTTATAACCTAAACCTATCTAATAAATACAGGCTGATTTTCTTTTAAAGTGTGTTCTGCACTAAAAACATAATCATCACGGTCAAAACCCTTTACATCATCAAGCGTTTTTGCCTTTGTATCCAAAATATAGCGCACCATGGAGCCTCTGGCCTTTTTTGCAAAGAAACTGATCACTTTTAATTTGTCGTTTTTCCAATCTTTAAAAATTGGGGCAATCACAGGAACTTTTAACTTTTTTTCATCTATAGCACCAAAATACTCATTGCTTGCTAAATTTATGAACAGTTCGCCATCTTCAAGTTCCGAATTCAGATGCGCGGTCAATTGGTCTTTCCAGAATTCGTAGAGATTCTTTTTGCGCCCTACTTTTAGTTGTATTCCCATTTCCAACCGGTAAGGCTGCATCAAATCCAAGGGTTTTAAAACTCCATATAGACCTGATAATATACGAAGTGTATTTTGAAGTTCTTCCAATTTTTCTTCGGGAATGGTATAGGCATCAAGCCCCTGATAGACATCGCCATTGAATGCATATACCGCAGGTCTTGCATTATCTACGGTAAACGGGATTGAAAATTGTTGGTTTCTCTCCCAGTTAAGCTGCGCCAAATTATCAGAAATGGACATTAGCTCTGATAGTGCCTTTGGTTTTTTCTTCGCCAATATCGTATTCAGTTTTTTGGATTGTTCCAAAAATTGCGGCTGACTGAATTTAGATGTTGGCATAGCCGTTTCATAATCTAACGACTTTGCTGGAGAGATTACAATTTTCATAAAAATTACTTTTACGTAAAAATAACTAGGAATTTGGTTTTTTCCACCATCCAACAAAAGGTGTTCTCAATATTTGGATTGCTAAAAACTATGGCTCGTTATGCTTTGCGTAACCCCGCCATTTTTCTATGCAATCGGCCATATCTTGGGGCAACTCGGAATCAAATCGCATAAACTTTCCCGTATTTGGATGTTCAAAACCCAAAGTCTTGGCATGCAATGCCTGTCTAGGTAAGATTTTAAATGCATTTTCTACAAACTGTTTGTATTTGGTAAAAGTCGTTCCCTTCAAAATCTTATCGCCCCCATAGCGTTCGTCGTTGAAAAGCGTGTGCCCTATATACTTCATGTGCACTCGAATCTGGTGGGTTCTTCCTGTTTCCAATTTGCAGGATACCAATGTAACATACCCCAGGCGTTCCACAACCTTATAATGCGTTATCGCTTCTTTCCCCTGGTCACCTTCCGGAAAGACCATCATTTGCAAACGGTTCTTTGGGTTTCTGGCAAGATGTCCTTCAACAGTTCCCTCATCATCGGCAACATTGCCCCAGACCAATGCCAGATATTCCCGCTCGCTGCTCTTGTCAAAAAACTGTTTTGCCAAATGGGTCATTGCCGCTTCAGTTTTGGCTATAACCAAAAGTCCAGACGTATCCTTATCGATTCGGTGTACCAATCCGGGTCGTTCAGAGCTATTATTCGGTAGATTATCAAAATGATGGACCAGAGCATTGATCAATGTTCCCGAATAATTTCCATGTCCGGGATGTACCACCATACCAGCAGGTTTATTGACCACCAAAAGAGCTTCGTCTTCGTGCACGATATCCAACGGAATCGCTTCAGGCGTCAATAGAAATTCGTAAGGAGGATGTTCGAACATGACTTTTACATCGTCCCCAGCCTTTACTTTATAATTCTGTTTGACGATGTTATCATTCACCCAAATATGACCTTGTTTGGCGGCTTGTTGAATCTTATTTCGGGTAGCATTTTCTATAAAGTTCATCAAGAACTTATCTACTCTAAGCGGTTCTTGCCCATTAGAAGCTGTAAATCTGTGATGTTCAAAAAGTTCGTCCTGAGAAAGTGCTTGGTTTTCCGGAGTATTCATGTCTAATTAGAATCTGCCTGTACACGTGCACTCCCCGTAATGGTCCCATTACCGCATACCAATTCTATTTTTGAGGTCTTGGGCAATTTATCGCCTGGTTTAAGATATTTACCTTTATGCTTCATACGGTAAACCATATCTTTTCCCAACTCATCTATATAGGTTACGCGCTGTACATCCAAACCTACGGCCCTAAGCATTGAAGTAGCATTTCTTTGGGTAACTTGAATGATATCTGGAACAGTAACTTTTTTATAGCCCGATGGGTTTACGGTAAAATATATTTTTCGATTGGATTTTACCTTGTTACCGGCCGGAGGGTTCTGTTCAAGAATCGAAAATCTCGGATATTCCGGATTGTAATTGGAAGAATCCAACACCTGATAGCGCAGCCCTTCTTGTTCCACTACTTTGCGCATTTCCATAACCGACATCTTTGAAAAATCTGGAACTTCAACAAATTCTCCATGATTGGTAGAACCCTTGAGCCATTTCAATGCCAAAAAACAGAGCACTACCACAGCAACCAACGCCAATCCCAACTGAATCAAGAAAACTTTACTCTTTAAAAAGCTTAAAAAATGTTTCATGCTTATTTCCTTATCCAAGCAAATATAGGAAAGACAGTCCTTTTTTCTTTACTTTGACACTTTGATATTCGACAAGCTGATGAAAAAAAATATCGCCATCATCATGGGTGGCTATTCAAGTGAACGTGATATTTCAATAAAGAGCGGTACCGTGGTCCATTCATATTTGGACAGAAATCTTTATAACCCTTACCGGATTCTTATCTCCAATGATGAATGGATATGTCTGGATGACAATGATGAACGATTTCCCGTTGACAGGTCAGATTTTAGTGTATTTATTTCTGGTAAAAAGATCAATTTTGATTGTGTTTTCAATGCGATTCACGGCACTCCAGGAGAGGACGGTTTAATGCAGGCGTATTTTGAATTGTTGCACATACCTCAAACGGCATGTGAGCATTACCAAGCGGCGCTCACGTTTAACAAAAGAGATCTATTGAGTACGCTCAAACCGTATGGAATCCTTTGTGCTGAATCGTATTACTTGAATCTTGGCGATACCATAGACGAGGAAAAAATCATAAAAAAAGTGGGACTTCCCTGTTTTGTAAAAGCCAATAGGGCCGGGAGTAGTTATGGCATATCCAAGGTCCACAAAAAAGAAGATTTAAATATAGCTATTGAAAAAGCCTTTGCCGAAGACAATGAAGTTATCATAGAATCTTTTTTAGATGGAACCGAAGTATCTGTTGGAGTAATTACCTATAATGGCGAAGTAATCGTTCTGCCCATTACAGAAATAGTCACAGAAAATGATTTTTTTGATTATGAAGCCAAATACGAAGGAAAGTCAAATGAAATTACTCCAGCTCGTATATCTGAAACCCAGAAAAATAACGTGGACAAAAGAGCAAAATACATCTACACCGCTCTAGGTTTGAAAGGCTATACACGCAGTGAATTTATATTTATTGGGGACGAGCCTTATCTCTTGGAAGTAAATACCACACCTGGACTAACGGAAGAAAGTATTCTGCCCCAACAGGCGAAAAAGGCAGGAATACCATTAAAAGACTTGTTTGGCAGTGCCATAGAAAACGCATTACGATAGAAAACCCTTATTTTTAGATAAATTCCAGTTTTATGAGACGTGCTATTTTTCCAGGTTCTTTTGATCCACTAACACTTGGACATTCTGATATCATAAAAAGAGGGATAACGTTATTTGATGAACTGATCATTTCAATTGGCATAAATGCCGATAAAAAATATATGTTTTCCCTAGAGGAACGAACCCAATTCATAAAAGAAGCTTTCAAGGATGAACCAAAAATTAAAGTGGTTACCTATGAAGGCTTAACGGTCGACTTTTGTAAAAAGGTAAATGCTGATTTCATTTTAAGAGGACTGAGAAACCCAGCGGATTTTGAATTTGAAAAGGCCATTGCCCATACCAATAGAAAACTTTCAGAAATTGAAACTGTTTTCTTATTGACATCTTCGGGAAAATCATACATCAGTTCTTCTATAGTGAGAGAAGTCATTAGAAATGGCGGTGATTACACCAGTTTGGTTCCAGATACTGTTGTAGTAAAACCGTAAATTACCTACTCCAACATAACTAATTTCTTAAAAAATCCTTGATTTCTGCTTTGGTGAACACATAGTAGATACATGCTTTCCCTCTAGAAACAACAGATTTTAGCGTATTCACAACAATAAATAATTCAAAAGAGCGAATACTTATATTTTAGTGTGAAATTTCTTATACGCCCCAACATCTTAACCTAACCCCGCGCATTGAAAACAATCGAAAAGACCCATACACAATATCTTTTAAAGCAATTGCCAAAAGCTACTGTTTTAGTGGGTAAAAACCATGAGGTCATTGATTTTTCAGATTCTTGGTTGGCCATTTTCAACTTGAAAGCCAAAGATGCTGTGGGAGCTTCTATTTTTCAACTTATTCTTGACGACAATACCGAATCTCATGAGCAATTGAAGGATTGTCTGTTAAAAAATAGAACAACTACGCTACGGCACAAAAAAGAAAATACACAGTGGCTGGAAAGTGCATTTGCCCCATGGTTTGATGAAAAGGAAAATATTCTTGGAACCATAATACAGACAACTGATATAAGTGGGGAGGTTGAAAAGGAACTGGAGCTTGAAAGAATAAAGACCATGCTCCAAGCTAAATCTGAAATAGCAAAAGTTGGTAGCTGGGAGTATACACTTGAAACAGAGAAACTTGTTTGGTGCGATGTTACCAAAAGGATGCACCATGTTGATGAAGATTTTGAACCCTCTGTAAATGAAGGTATTGAATTTTACAAACAAGGTTACAGCAGGAATAAGATTTCCATGTTATTTCATAATGCACTTCAAAATGGAATTGCTTTCAACGAAAGACTTATCATTCAGACCGCAACAGGAGAAGAGAGATGGGTCATGGCAGGTGGAAAACCAATCTATGAACATGGAAAAATCACCAAATTGCTTGGAACTTTTCAGGATATTCATGATCAAGTGATTGCGGAAACAAAAATCAAAGAGAGTAAACAACTGCTCACCACACTGATTGAAAATCTTCCGATAAATGTCTTTTTAAAAGACAAGGAATCCAGAAAAATTCTTGTAAACCGCTCAGAATGTGAATACATAGGAGCAAATGCAGATGAGATATTAGGAAAAACGGACTTTGATTTTTACGATGAGAAAGTTGCCCAGATTTCAAGGGATGAAGATCTTGAAGTAATGCGAACCTTTAAATCCATCTTAGGCAAAGAGACTATATGCGTTAAGAAGGATGGTACTACCACAAACTTTCTAACCTCTAAAATCCCACTTATCAATTTAGAAGGACAGGCTTATGGTATTATTGGGATGAGCATGGACATTACCCATATAAAGCAAAAGGAGGATGAGTTAAGGAATCTGATCAGTATAACTGCCGTACAAAATAAAAAACTTGTCAATTTTGCCCATATCGTTTCCCATAATCTAAGATCGCACACTGCAAATTTTTCAATGCTCTTGGATTTTTTGGTCAAGGAAAAAGATGAAAAGGAGAAAGAACGAATCATGAAGATGTTGTTACATGCTTCCGACAACTTATTGGAGACACTCGAAAACTTAAATGAAGTAGTAGAAATAAGTACTAATATCAACCTAGACAAAAAATCTTTAAATCTTAACGAAAGTGTCATCAAGGTCCAACAGAACCTTTCAGCGCTTTTGCACAACAATACGGTAAAGGTCATAAACAATGTTCCCAAGGATACCAATGTAATGTGTGTTCCAGCATATTTGGAAAGTATCATTCTAAATTTACTTACCAATGCGGTCAAATACAAAGACCCCAATAGAAAACCAAAAATTGAATTACGTGCAGAAAAACAGGATAAAGGTGTATTGTTCCGTATTTCTGATAATGGTTTGGGAATAGACTTAACAAGATATGGAGGTAAAATATTTGGTATGTACAAAACATTCCATAACAACAAAGATGCACGGGGACTAGGCCTTTATATCATAAAGAATCAAATTGAAGCCATAGGGGGGCATATATCCTTAAAAAGTGAAGTTGGCAAGGGCACTACTTTCAATATTTTTTTCAATGAATAAAGTTAACAGCATATACATCATAGATGATGACCCCATAACTATTTTTGGCATTAAAAAAATGCTAAAGACAACAGCTGTATGCAATGATATTCAGGCTTTTGAGAATGGGAAAGTTGCCATAGACGATTTAAGAAAGAGAATACGGGAAGGCACACGCTTACCAGAAGTAATCTTTTTGGATATTAATATGCCCATTATGGATGGATGGGAATTCTTGGATGAATTTATCGCTTTGGAACTAAAAGAAAAGGTTATTATCAATGTCATTACTTCTTCCATAGATCAATATGATTATCAAAAATGGAACGATTTTAGACTAAGCTGCAAACACTATCTAAATTTTAAGAACAAGCCTATCTATAAAATCGAACCTACCGACTTGGATAGGTTCAATATGGTATCTTAAACCATTTTATTACTTATTTTTACAATTCTGAAGGTTTTCTGACAGTCTAATAAAATACGTTCCAAATGAAATACCTCATTATCATTTGTATTTTTCTTTTTTTCGCTTCCTGTGAAACCGCAACAGAAGATAAGATTGATTCTTACAAGACTTGTTTCGAAATATCCAATCAAACAGAGACACCTACCTACGAAGAGACAATCGCCTTTTATATAAAACTGGCTAAAGACTTTCCAGAAATAAACATACAGACCATTGGCATTACTGATAGTGGTTATCCCCTGCACATCGTCACATTTAATACCGATGGTGATTTTAATTTTGAAAATATCAGGGAAGAAAATGCGGTCATTCTTATTAACAATGGTATTCATCCTGGAGAAAGTGACGGTATAGATGCCACCATGCTCCTTTACCGTGATTTGGCATTAAAAAAAATAGAACACCCTAAACAAACAATTCTCGTAACCATACCCATTTACAATATCGGAGGAGCGTTACAAAGAAATTCAACCACTAGAGTAAACCAGAATGGACCTTTGGAATATGGTTTTCGTGGAAATGCAAGAAACTATGATCTTAATAGGGACTTCATAAAAATGGACACGAAAAATGCCCAAACTTTTGCTAAAATATTCCATTTGGTAAAACCAGACATTTTTATTGATAACCATGTGAGCAACGGAGCTGATTATCAATATACTCTTACCCATTTATTTACGCAACATAACAAACTAGGTGGAGAAATGGGCAAATATCTTCATAGGGAATTTATGCCCAACGTGGAAGAATCTTTACGCCAAAAAAAATGGGATATTACTCCATATGTCAATGTGTTTAACCAACCTCCAGAAATGGGCTTTAACCAATTTATGGACCATCCCAGATATTCAACAGGCTACACAACATTATGGAATACTTTGGGCCTTATGGTAGAAACCCATATGCTAAAGCCTTACGACAAAAGGGTTGAAGGCACATATGAAGTAATGCAAAGTGTGATTTCCGTTACAGAAAAAAACCATGACGCAATAAAATCTGTTCGGAAAAGCTCATTGGAAAAAAGCTTGGAACTTTCACAATATCACTTTAACTGGCAAGTGGACACTACACAAAACACGATACTTAATTTCAAAGGATTTGAAGCTGAATTTATTGAAAGTGAAGTTACTGGGCTTACTAGGCTGAAGTACAATAAAAACAGGCCTTTCACCAAGAAAACCGTATATCACAATTACTTTTATCCAAAAGATACCGTTAAAGTTCCGTCTGCCTACATTATCAAAAAAGGTTGGCATAAGGTTATGGACAAGTTGAAAGCAAACAACATCCGATTCTCTGAAATTGAAGAAGACACAACACTGAATGTTAGTGCCTATGAAATCGTTGATTTTGAAACACGAAAATCACCTTATGAAGGACACTATCTGCATTCCAACACAAAAGTCAAAAAGAGTCAAGGCAGAGTTGCCTTTAGGGCCGGTGACTTCCTAATACCCACCGATCAACCCGGTATTAGATATATTTTGGAGACTTTAGAACCGTCAGCAGTAGATTCTTTCTTCAATTGGAATTTTTTTGATACCGTTCTACAACAAAAAGAAGGGTTTTCACCTTACGTTTTTGAGGATGTGGCACTACAAATGCTACAAAAGGATTCCACATTGCGGAATATGTTTACCACCAAAAAGAAACTGGACAAAGAATTCGCAGAAAATTGGTATGCTCAATTAGACTGGCTGTACCAAAGGTCAGAACATAAGGAGGAATCCTACCTGAACTACCCTGTGTACCGTATTGAAAAATAGTTGGAAATCAGAGTTAAGACTTCTCCTCAGCTGGCCAGTTTTCAAATAGAATCTTAATATTAAAATAGGAATTTTTCAAAGCCTTCTTTACTTTCTTTGGACCCTTCCATTTTACTTTTAAAATCCCCTCTTCTTTTTGCCCGGTCAATTCTCCGCTATACGTAGTGGACATTGCAAACCAATGTACTTGTTTTAATCTGTATTCACCATTTCTTCTGAAAATGTGGTAAGTAGTCCGTAAAAATTTATCGATTATCAAATCACGTACACCCGTTTCCTCTTCTACCTCCCTTATAGCTGCCTTTTCAATGGACTCTCCTTTGTCCACTTTTCCTTTTGGCAAGTCCCATTTATCATTTCTATAGATAAAAAGCACTTTGCCCTTGGGGTTGGTTACAAATCCACCACCAGCTACCACCACAGGTATTTTATGCATAAAAACATCAAGGATTTTTTCCTCATCGGGATGATAGATATAGGCTTCTTGAAGTCTACCTTTTGCTAAAGAATCAATAGCCATTACTATTGAATCACCATCCAGTGAAAATAAATTTCCATTGGAATTATCTTGCCGCTCATTTGTTAAAATCAGTGGGGACTCATTAACAAAAACTTTATACATTTGCGCAATGGTTTTAAACAAGGATACTGCAAAAAAAACTGCCGAACTATTGCTGCAAATTAATGCAATTAAGTTGGAACCAGAAAATCCTTTTACTTGGGCTTCTGGTTGGAAATCTCCTATTTATTGTGATAATAGAGTACTGCTTTCTTATCCAGATATAAGAAACTTTGTGCGGGAGGAAATGGCAAAACAAGTTGAAACGCTTTATGGAAGACCAGATGTTATTGCAGGTGTGGCAACGGGAGCTATTGGAGTTGGTGTACTGGTTGCAGAAGCGCTGGGCCTTCCCTTTATATATGTTAGGCCAGAGCCAAAATCCCACGGACGGCAAAATCAGATTGAAGGGTATTTGGAGGCCAATCAGAATGTGGTTGTTATAGAAGATTTGATAAGCACGGGCAAAAGTAGCCTGAATGCTGTCAAAGCTTTAAAAGAACAACAAGCCAATGTCAAGGGAATGATAGCAATATTTACGTATGGATTTCCCGTGGCCACAACAAATTTTGAAAAAGAACAGGTTTCCTTGCATACGCTCTCAGATTATGACCATCTGATCGAACAGGCTTCAGAAACAAATTATATAAAAGAATCTCAGCTACAAACCTTGTTGCAGTGGAAATCGAATCCACAGCAATGGAAATAATCCCAATATGCACATAGAAGTTCCAAAAAAGAAAGTATCCAAAAGCTCAAAAGAAGTTTTTGATTTTTTAACCGAAATCAAAAATTTTGAAATACTGATGCCGGATAATATAGATAAGTTTGAGGTTTTGGATGAGAAGACTTTTAAGTTTGCCCTAAAAGGAATGCCCGAAATCATTTTAAGACTTAAAGAGCAATTCCCAAACGAAAAAGTGATTCTTGGCGCCGCAAGTGACAAGTTACCGTTTACCTTGACAGGAAACATTGAATCTTTAGGTGAATCCGAAAGCGAAGTTGGGTTAAGTTTTGAAGGAGAGTTTAATGCCATGATGGCTATGATGATAAAAACACCCATCACTAATTTTATGCAAACACTCTCATCAAATTTGGATAAAATAAGCTAGTACAATAAGGTTACTTCCTTTAAACCAAACGTTTTAAGAATACTATCTTCCAATTCAACAATAAGTTTTCCATCTGTAGAAACCCCACGGATAAAACCCATAAATAAGGTATCCGTGGCATCTTTGAACGTGGAAGGCTTGTCTCTTCTGAACAACAGTCTCTCATATTGTGAAATCATTTCCGCATTTTTTTTCTTTTCCAGCTCCGAAAAGTAAAACTTGAAGCGTTCCAATATGTTATCCAATAACTCGTCCAAATCAAAAAACTTCCCGCTAATCGATTTCAAAGAGGCAACCTTATCAAGATTTTCAAAGGAAGTTTGATTCACATTCAGTCCTACTCCAATGATTGAATTTTTAATTGCTAGTCCTTTTAAAATATTTTCTATTAAAATACCGCAAATTTTAGAAGAACCTGACATAATGTCGTTGGGCCATTTTACTTTCAAATCTGGTATGGACAACCTATGTAAAACATCATAAATTGAAAGTGAGACACAAATGTTCAAAACGAACTGATTTGTAACTTGAAGAGATTTATATTTTTTCAACACACTAAAAGTCAAGTTCTTACCGTCATCAGATTGCCAAACAGTGCCCATTTGACCTCTCCCTTTTAATTGTTTTTTGGCAACTATCGTTGTGTAATCCCCTAAATTCGTAGTGAGTGACAAACGCTTTAAATGAAGGTTTGTAGAGTCCGTGGCATCAAGTTTGATTATTTGTGTGAGTGCTCCCAAAGTGGTATGTCCAATGATATGTTAAATTCTAGGGCTAAGAAAACAAAAAAAATATAACTTTGTAGAATCTAAAATTTTTGAATGCAGAAAACGAAAGCTAGCGCAGATGAATTGATTGCCTTAATATTACACGGGATAGAAGAAGTCAAAGGAGTTGACATAAATCTATTGGACCTTAGGGAAATTGAAAATACAGTTTGCGACTATTTTATTATCTGCAATGGTACTTCCAATACGCATGTAAACGCAATTGTTTCCTCTATTCAGAAAACCGTTAGCAAAGCCATCAAGGACAAACCATGGCATATAGAAGGTTCTGAAAATGCAGAATGGATTTTAATGGATTACGTTAATATAGTAGTGCATGTATTTCAAAAACACATTAGGGAATTCTACGATATAGAAGGACTTTGGGGTGATGCCAAAGTTACCATGGTGGAGAGTAGTTACAATTCTTAAAAAAAATGGCAAAAGAAAACAATTCCAGTACCCCAAAAAAACCTCGTTTTAGTTCCTGGTGGATTTATGGCGTAGTAATCGCTCTAATAATAGGTTTCCAATTTTTTGGAGGAAATAGT
The nucleotide sequence above comes from Flagellimonas sp. HMM57. Encoded proteins:
- a CDS encoding SRPBCC family protein gives rise to the protein MHIEVPKKKVSKSSKEVFDFLTEIKNFEILMPDNIDKFEVLDEKTFKFALKGMPEIILRLKEQFPNEKVILGAASDKLPFTLTGNIESLGESESEVGLSFEGEFNAMMAMMIKTPITNFMQTLSSNLDKIS
- a CDS encoding two-component system response regulator, with the translated sequence MNKVNSIYIIDDDPITIFGIKKMLKTTAVCNDIQAFENGKVAIDDLRKRIREGTRLPEVIFLDINMPIMDGWEFLDEFIALELKEKVIINVITSSIDQYDYQKWNDFRLSCKHYLNFKNKPIYKIEPTDLDRFNMVS
- the yaaA gene encoding peroxide stress protein YaaA, which translates into the protein MKIVISPAKSLDYETAMPTSKFSQPQFLEQSKKLNTILAKKKPKALSELMSISDNLAQLNWERNQQFSIPFTVDNARPAVYAFNGDVYQGLDAYTIPEEKLEELQNTLRILSGLYGVLKPLDLMQPYRLEMGIQLKVGRKKNLYEFWKDQLTAHLNSELEDGELFINLASNEYFGAIDEKKLKVPVIAPIFKDWKNDKLKVISFFAKKARGSMVRYILDTKAKTLDDVKGFDRDDYVFSAEHTLKENQPVFIR
- a CDS encoding RluA family pseudouridine synthase: MNTPENQALSQDELFEHHRFTASNGQEPLRVDKFLMNFIENATRNKIQQAAKQGHIWVNDNIVKQNYKVKAGDDVKVMFEHPPYEFLLTPEAIPLDIVHEDEALLVVNKPAGMVVHPGHGNYSGTLINALVHHFDNLPNNSSERPGLVHRIDKDTSGLLVIAKTEAAMTHLAKQFFDKSSEREYLALVWGNVADDEGTVEGHLARNPKNRLQMMVFPEGDQGKEAITHYKVVERLGYVTLVSCKLETGRTHQIRVHMKYIGHTLFNDERYGGDKILKGTTFTKYKQFVENAFKILPRQALHAKTLGFEHPNTGKFMRFDSELPQDMADCIEKWRGYAKHNEP
- the pyrE gene encoding orotate phosphoribosyltransferase; this encodes MVLNKDTAKKTAELLLQINAIKLEPENPFTWASGWKSPIYCDNRVLLSYPDIRNFVREEMAKQVETLYGRPDVIAGVATGAIGVGVLVAEALGLPFIYVRPEPKSHGRQNQIEGYLEANQNVVVIEDLISTGKSSLNAVKALKEQQANVKGMIAIFTYGFPVATTNFEKEQVSLHTLSDYDHLIEQASETNYIKESQLQTLLQWKSNPQQWK
- a CDS encoding uracil-DNA glycosylase family protein; protein product: MNQKRFDHTHPYEPFLFPEATKLIVGTLPPPRFTTKTLKEGDVDFCYGSRDGKLWPILDTIFGLGLKFETTHEAVEQRKNFLRKRKIGICDIVARAEREKVDASDLGMQNVQLRDLLGYLKKYPNIKTLLFTGGNSKNGPEYFFRKQLKANGIPLEVVSAVVPRIHRFDLSITSEKSNSQRIIKTISLTAPSGAANRAVGSLEDYKALKKSNPSFTTFDYRVLQYKDFF
- a CDS encoding PASTA domain-containing protein; amino-acid sequence: MKHFLSFLKSKVFLIQLGLALVAVVVLCFLALKWLKGSTNHGEFVEVPDFSKMSVMEMRKVVEQEGLRYQVLDSSNYNPEYPRFSILEQNPPAGNKVKSNRKIYFTVNPSGYKKVTVPDIIQVTQRNATSMLRAVGLDVQRVTYIDELGKDMVYRMKHKGKYLKPGDKLPKTSKIELVCGNGTITGSARVQADSN
- a CDS encoding M14 family metallopeptidase, encoding MKYLIIICIFLFFASCETATEDKIDSYKTCFEISNQTETPTYEETIAFYIKLAKDFPEINIQTIGITDSGYPLHIVTFNTDGDFNFENIREENAVILINNGIHPGESDGIDATMLLYRDLALKKIEHPKQTILVTIPIYNIGGALQRNSTTRVNQNGPLEYGFRGNARNYDLNRDFIKMDTKNAQTFAKIFHLVKPDIFIDNHVSNGADYQYTLTHLFTQHNKLGGEMGKYLHREFMPNVEESLRQKKWDITPYVNVFNQPPEMGFNQFMDHPRYSTGYTTLWNTLGLMVETHMLKPYDKRVEGTYEVMQSVISVTEKNHDAIKSVRKSSLEKSLELSQYHFNWQVDTTQNTILNFKGFEAEFIESEVTGLTRLKYNKNRPFTKKTVYHNYFYPKDTVKVPSAYIIKKGWHKVMDKLKANNIRFSEIEEDTTLNVSAYEIVDFETRKSPYEGHYLHSNTKVKKSQGRVAFRAGDFLIPTDQPGIRYILETLEPSAVDSFFNWNFFDTVLQQKEGFSPYVFEDVALQMLQKDSTLRNMFTTKKKLDKEFAENWYAQLDWLYQRSEHKEESYLNYPVYRIEK
- a CDS encoding D-alanine--D-alanine ligase, with product MKKNIAIIMGGYSSERDISIKSGTVVHSYLDRNLYNPYRILISNDEWICLDDNDERFPVDRSDFSVFISGKKINFDCVFNAIHGTPGEDGLMQAYFELLHIPQTACEHYQAALTFNKRDLLSTLKPYGILCAESYYLNLGDTIDEEKIIKKVGLPCFVKANRAGSSYGISKVHKKEDLNIAIEKAFAEDNEVIIESFLDGTEVSVGVITYNGEVIVLPITEIVTENDFFDYEAKYEGKSNEITPARISETQKNNVDKRAKYIYTALGLKGYTRSEFIFIGDEPYLLEVNTTPGLTEESILPQQAKKAGIPLKDLFGSAIENALR
- a CDS encoding PAS domain-containing protein, with the protein product MKTIEKTHTQYLLKQLPKATVLVGKNHEVIDFSDSWLAIFNLKAKDAVGASIFQLILDDNTESHEQLKDCLLKNRTTTLRHKKENTQWLESAFAPWFDEKENILGTIIQTTDISGEVEKELELERIKTMLQAKSEIAKVGSWEYTLETEKLVWCDVTKRMHHVDEDFEPSVNEGIEFYKQGYSRNKISMLFHNALQNGIAFNERLIIQTATGEERWVMAGGKPIYEHGKITKLLGTFQDIHDQVIAETKIKESKQLLTTLIENLPINVFLKDKESRKILVNRSECEYIGANADEILGKTDFDFYDEKVAQISRDEDLEVMRTFKSILGKETICVKKDGTTTNFLTSKIPLINLEGQAYGIIGMSMDITHIKQKEDELRNLISITAVQNKKLVNFAHIVSHNLRSHTANFSMLLDFLVKEKDEKEKERIMKMLLHASDNLLETLENLNEVVEISTNINLDKKSLNLNESVIKVQQNLSALLHNNTVKVINNVPKDTNVMCVPAYLESIILNLLTNAVKYKDPNRKPKIELRAEKQDKGVLFRISDNGLGIDLTRYGGKIFGMYKTFHNNKDARGLGLYIIKNQIEAIGGHISLKSEVGKGTTFNIFFNE
- the coaD gene encoding pantetheine-phosphate adenylyltransferase — encoded protein: MRRAIFPGSFDPLTLGHSDIIKRGITLFDELIISIGINADKKYMFSLEERTQFIKEAFKDEPKIKVVTYEGLTVDFCKKVNADFILRGLRNPADFEFEKAIAHTNRKLSEIETVFLLTSSGKSYISSSIVREVIRNGGDYTSLVPDTVVVKP
- a CDS encoding NUDIX hydrolase yields the protein MYKVFVNESPLILTNERQDNSNGNLFSLDGDSIVMAIDSLAKGRLQEAYIYHPDEEKILDVFMHKIPVVVAGGGFVTNPKGKVLFIYRNDKWDLPKGKVDKGESIEKAAIREVEEETGVRDLIIDKFLRTTYHIFRRNGEYRLKQVHWFAMSTTYSGELTGQKEEGILKVKWKGPKKVKKALKNSYFNIKILFENWPAEEKS